Proteins encoded within one genomic window of Candidatus Pseudothioglobus singularis PS1:
- a CDS encoding ABC transporter ATP-binding protein, whose product MANLKLRDIKKSYGKTEVIHGLDLEVLDGEFCVLVGPSGCGKSTLLRMIAGLEAITEGSILINDERVNDVSAAKRGLAMVFQSYALYPHMTVRQNLAFGLENLKLDKDDIEQRINKAANQLRMEDYLKRRPGQLSGGQRQRVAIGRAIVREPSIYLFDEPLSNLDAELRVATRVELKALHARLGNTMIYVTHDQVEAMTMADKIVVMHDGIIEQTGSPLDLYNKPANLFVAGFIGSPKMNFLDCSSLPEEIKKLSPKGATTFGIRPEHLRIQDENTLSLQVKTVEQLGSDSYLYGETIDKQEISIKLNSQTTIKGGESVKVGFSQSDTHWFNEKGASL is encoded by the coding sequence ATGGCAAATCTTAAATTACGTGACATTAAAAAATCTTACGGAAAGACAGAGGTTATTCATGGGCTTGATCTGGAGGTTTTAGATGGTGAGTTTTGTGTCCTTGTGGGACCCTCTGGTTGCGGTAAGTCAACACTCTTAAGAATGATTGCTGGTCTAGAGGCAATTACTGAGGGGTCAATCCTCATTAATGATGAAAGGGTCAACGATGTCTCTGCAGCAAAAAGAGGGCTTGCTATGGTTTTTCAGTCATACGCACTTTACCCTCATATGACGGTTCGTCAAAACCTTGCATTTGGACTTGAAAATCTTAAGCTAGATAAAGATGACATTGAGCAAAGGATCAACAAAGCGGCCAACCAGCTAAGAATGGAAGATTACCTTAAAAGAAGACCAGGGCAACTTTCTGGAGGTCAAAGACAACGTGTTGCAATTGGAAGAGCTATTGTCAGAGAACCATCGATTTATCTTTTCGATGAGCCATTATCTAACCTTGATGCTGAGCTTCGTGTTGCCACACGCGTTGAACTCAAAGCGCTTCATGCAAGACTCGGCAATACAATGATTTATGTGACTCATGACCAAGTTGAAGCGATGACAATGGCGGATAAAATTGTGGTCATGCATGATGGCATTATTGAACAGACTGGCTCCCCTTTAGATTTATATAATAAACCAGCCAATCTATTTGTAGCAGGCTTTATTGGCTCGCCAAAAATGAATTTTCTAGATTGCTCATCTCTGCCTGAAGAGATTAAAAAGCTTTCACCAAAGGGTGCTACTACTTTTGGTATTAGGCCTGAGCATCTGAGAATTCAAGATGAAAATACTCTTTCTCTTCAGGTTAAGACTGTTGAACAGTTAGGGTCTGATAGTTACCTTTATGGTGAAACGATTGACAAGCAAGAAATCTCAATAAAATTAAACAGTCAAACCACGATTAAGGGTGGTGAGTCTGTCAAAGTCGGATTCAGCCAAAGCGACACCCACTGGTTCAATGAAAAAGGTGCTTCTCTTTAG
- a CDS encoding carbohydrate ABC transporter permease encodes MFDAVLNLNSWFLFFALYLLVGFILAKDVYGFIPKLMSSIGWPIEFTQKLFGTKSLPYLFLFPNILIFGLFTFLPLFMNFGFSVTDGTSINFENRAFSGLDNLARITQEIQIDTGGINVENAKFKSALYDTFVFVILQVPIMILIALFTAIVLNREVIGRGFWRAVFFYPVMLSPVVVAFLWTLILKRQGMLSQTLIDWNWISEPIQWLMDPNWTMFWSIFVYTWAHMGFYMLILLAGLQSIPRDLYEAAQMDGTSERRVFWRITLPLLMPILLVVTVLSLIKAVQAFEELYALQVGWISLVSYIVENAGIRGQKTFFGLGIAAMASLIVALILIVLSLLQFYLTRRQVKL; translated from the coding sequence ATGTTTGACGCTGTTTTAAATCTTAATAGTTGGTTTCTATTTTTTGCTCTCTATCTTTTGGTGGGTTTTATATTAGCAAAGGATGTCTATGGCTTTATTCCAAAGCTTATGTCAAGTATTGGCTGGCCCATCGAGTTTACTCAAAAACTGTTTGGAACTAAATCTCTTCCTTACTTATTTTTATTTCCAAATATCCTCATATTTGGACTCTTTACGTTTCTTCCATTGTTCATGAACTTTGGCTTTTCTGTGACCGATGGAACAAGTATCAACTTTGAGAATAGAGCGTTTTCAGGGCTTGATAACCTGGCAAGAATTACTCAGGAAATTCAAATTGATACTGGCGGTATTAACGTTGAGAATGCCAAATTCAAATCAGCGCTGTATGACACATTTGTGTTTGTGATACTTCAAGTGCCTATTATGATACTCATAGCTCTTTTTACTGCAATTGTTCTCAATAGGGAGGTTATTGGAAGGGGTTTTTGGAGGGCTGTATTTTTTTATCCAGTCATGCTGAGCCCTGTGGTTGTTGCATTTTTATGGACTCTTATACTGAAGAGGCAAGGCATGTTGTCTCAAACACTAATAGACTGGAACTGGATTAGTGAGCCGATCCAGTGGCTAATGGATCCAAACTGGACAATGTTCTGGTCAATCTTTGTCTATACATGGGCTCATATGGGTTTTTATATGCTCATCTTGTTGGCTGGACTTCAGTCAATTCCTAGAGACCTTTATGAGGCTGCTCAAATGGACGGGACTTCAGAGAGGCGAGTTTTTTGGCGCATTACACTGCCCTTATTAATGCCAATCTTACTAGTTGTAACAGTACTGTCACTCATTAAAGCGGTTCAGGCATTTGAGGAGCTTTATGCGCTTCAAGTTGGGTGGATCTCACTTGTTTCTTATATTGTTGAAAATGCCGGAATACGTGGCCAAAAAACATTCTTTGGCCTAGGCATTGCGGCAATGGCTTCTCTAATTGTTGCGCTGATATTAATCGTTCTTTCTTTGCTTCAATTCTACTTAACTAGGAGACAAGTCAAGCTATGA
- a CDS encoding ABC transporter substrate-binding protein, giving the protein MKKSILLVSFLAVSSFSVNAAEIKFLCYQDANECDVLEEMSSVWENSTGNTVNFEKVGYDVVRDQLENQLEAGSAPDVARVTNLGGLNQYYLDLTPYVDAGKWETNYGATLPWYRKPSGDNGIYGWQAQLTVTGPYVNVTMFEDAGVDMPEEGATWDDWADALRVVKSELGLTAGLAMDRTAHRWAGPAFSYGAKFHENGVPILVDDGFKAFAETFVGWHEEGLMPAEGWPAGGGTAYKNAAPLFLDGTVAMHMSGSWMLGNYDANITDFEWKVVPIPCGSGGCGAMPGGSGVVAFKSTKEPEVSASFIDFLSQAGRAGYFASNTSNITAHQGLQKAGIDYSGVSQRVSAGLSTFAANAGKAAESTPQAYWFQGYNKNFAIYGIVPDYITKAITGEMSLDDALAAIDADVAAKIAE; this is encoded by the coding sequence ATGAAAAAAAGTATTTTGTTGGTATCGTTTCTTGCCGTCTCCTCGTTTAGTGTTAACGCAGCAGAAATTAAGTTTCTTTGCTATCAGGACGCTAATGAGTGTGACGTTTTGGAAGAGATGTCTTCTGTTTGGGAAAACTCAACTGGAAATACAGTTAACTTTGAAAAAGTGGGCTATGATGTAGTTAGAGATCAGCTTGAGAATCAACTTGAAGCTGGCTCTGCTCCAGACGTTGCTCGTGTTACTAATTTAGGTGGATTGAATCAGTATTACCTTGATCTTACGCCTTATGTTGATGCTGGAAAATGGGAAACAAACTATGGTGCAACGTTGCCATGGTATAGAAAACCATCTGGCGATAACGGAATTTATGGCTGGCAAGCACAGCTCACAGTTACGGGTCCTTATGTAAACGTAACGATGTTTGAAGATGCTGGTGTTGATATGCCTGAAGAAGGCGCTACCTGGGATGACTGGGCTGACGCTCTAAGAGTTGTCAAGTCTGAACTAGGCCTAACAGCTGGACTTGCAATGGATAGAACAGCACACAGATGGGCTGGACCAGCTTTTTCTTATGGCGCTAAATTCCATGAGAATGGCGTTCCTATTTTAGTTGATGATGGATTCAAAGCTTTTGCTGAAACGTTTGTTGGATGGCATGAGGAAGGCTTAATGCCTGCTGAAGGCTGGCCTGCTGGTGGCGGTACTGCTTATAAAAATGCAGCACCTCTTTTCCTAGATGGTACGGTAGCTATGCACATGTCAGGATCTTGGATGCTTGGTAACTATGATGCAAACATCACTGACTTTGAGTGGAAAGTTGTTCCTATTCCATGTGGATCAGGTGGTTGTGGAGCAATGCCAGGAGGTTCTGGAGTTGTTGCATTTAAATCAACTAAGGAGCCTGAAGTTTCAGCTTCGTTCATTGACTTCTTGTCACAAGCTGGAAGAGCGGGTTACTTTGCATCTAATACTTCAAACATTACTGCACACCAAGGTCTTCAAAAAGCTGGAATTGATTACTCAGGCGTAAGCCAGAGAGTTTCAGCTGGACTGTCTACTTTTGCAGCAAATGCAGGTAAAGCGGCAGAATCTACTCCGCAAGCCTATTGGTTCCAAGGTTACAATAAGAACTTTGCCATTTACGGTATTGTTCCTGACTACATAACTAAAGCGATCACTGGTGAAATGAGCCTTGATGACGCTTTGGCAGCGATTGATGCTGACGTAGCAGCAAAGATAGCTGAATAG